Sequence from the Clostridium botulinum genome:
AACATTAGATTTCTTTTTGAATTTTTCAGAAGTTAAAGATCAAAGTAAAAAGCTAACATTAGAAAATGAAGAACTAAAAAGTAAACTTATACAATATTCAGATTTAGAAGAAGAAAATGAAAGATTAAGATCAATTGTAAATTTTGCAGAGCAAAATAATAATTATAATTATATAGGATGCGACATAATTGGATATAGCGGTGGAAACTTTTTAGATGGATATATAGTAAATAAAGGTGAAAATGAAGGTATAAAAAAAGGAATGGTTGTTATGGCTGCACAAGGTCTTGTAGGTCAAGTAACATCAGTAGGAAGTAACTGGAGTATAGTTCAATCATTAATAAATGAAAATATAGCTGTAAGCGTTATGGTTGAAAGTACTAGAGAATCAACTGGATACTTAAAAGGATATAAAGATAATAAAAATAGAAATTTAGCTAAGGTATACAATTTACCAATCGATTCAGAAGTAAAAGAGGGTGATGTAATAATTACATCAGGTGTTGGAATGATTTATCCTAAGGAAATCAAAATAGGTGAAGTTACTCATGTTGAGGAAGATAAAATAAAAGTTATGAAGAGTGCTGTTGTAAAACCTTATGTAGATTTTAATAAGCTAGAAGAATTATTTATTGTATCTCCTAAAGACACAAGAGAAATAAAATATTAGGAGTTTTAGTATGGAAAAATTAATAGTTATTTTAATATCTATAGGATTAGCTATATTGGATAATTCTTTAATTCCATTCTTTTCTGTACAAGGGGTATATCCAAGTATATTATTTACTTTTGCTATTGCATACTCACTTGTATATGGAAGAGAAAAAGCAGTTTTTATAGGAGCGATAAGTGGAATATTACAGGATTTATTTTTCTTTAATGTTTTTGGAATAAATTCTATATTAAATTTATTATTATGTCTTTTGGCAAGTATAATTGGAGAGAATATATTTAAAACTAAAAAGGTGATTCCTGTAATTTCTATGTTTTTAATTACTATTTTAAAATATATGGGAATATTTATAATATGCTATTTTTTAAGAGTAGATATGCACATGTTAAAAAGTATGGGAATGGCGTTATACAATGCTATAGTTATGTTTTTTGTGTATGAGCTAATTATGAAAATTCCAGATGATGAATACAAAAAAAGACCATGGAGGTTTAAATGATAGTAAATAAGCCCGCAAAGAAAAAGAAAATTTCAAGATATACTATTTTGATTGCAATCATGTTTGTTATCTTTGGTGCTATTACTATGAAGCTTATATATCTTCAAGTGTTAAATTATGATAATTATAAAGAGCGAGCTAATGCTAATTCAACAAGATTTGTATCAGAAAAAGCGCCAAGAGGAAAGATATATGATCAAAGTGGTAATTTATTGGCTACTAATATACAAACATATACTCTTACATATACTAAAACTACCGATGCAGATAAGGTGTTTTATTCAACTATGAAGGAACTTTTTAATGTTCTAGAAGAAAATGGAGAGAAATTTCAAGACACTTTAAATTTAAAATTAAATGATAACAATGAAATTTACTTCGAGTATAAAACATCGGATGCAGAATCAAGAAAATATGAAGAAATTAGGTTTAAAAGAGATAGGGGTTTAAATGATGAACTTCATAAAACTCTTTTTAAGGATGTAGAGGAACTTGATGACAATCAAAATCAAAAAATAAATGAGGAATTAGTTAAGATAAGCCCCGAAGATACTTTTTATTATTTAGTTAAGGCTTATAATTTAATTCAATGTGTTGATTCAAATCCTAGCAAAGAACAAAGCGCAGCATATAGTAAAATGAGCGGAAAAGAAATAACAGATATATTATTACAAAATGGATATTCGCTAAATGATATTAGAAACTTTATTGTAATAAAAGATGCTATAAAGATGCAAAGTTTTAAAGGGTATAAGGCTGTAACAATAGCAAGCAATATAAAAAAAGATACTGCTTTTATAGTTTATCAAAAGCTTAATTCATTGCCTGGAATAGATGTTAATTTAGAGCCGGTAAGATATTATCCTAATCAAGAATTAGCATCTTCAGCTTTAGGTTATGTATCATCTATTGATAGTTCACAAAGTGATAAGTATGAATTAAGAGGATATGATGTATCATCAGATTTAATCGGTAAATCTGGTATAGAATCAGCATTTGAGGAACAATTAAAAGGAGTTAAAGGCGGAACAACAGTAAAGGTAAATTCTCAAGG
This genomic interval carries:
- the mreC gene encoding rod shape-determining protein MreC; protein product: MKFLKNKLAVTIIVLSVAFLGLIVYTVKRDNKTVIENGASNALKPAQTLIYKATNRVKETLDFFLNFSEVKDQSKKLTLENEELKSKLIQYSDLEEENERLRSIVNFAEQNNNYNYIGCDIIGYSGGNFLDGYIVNKGENEGIKKGMVVMAAQGLVGQVTSVGSNWSIVQSLINENIAVSVMVESTRESTGYLKGYKDNKNRNLAKVYNLPIDSEVKEGDVIITSGVGMIYPKEIKIGEVTHVEEDKIKVMKSAVVKPYVDFNKLEELFIVSPKDTREIKY
- the mreD gene encoding rod shape-determining protein MreD, with the translated sequence MEKLIVILISIGLAILDNSLIPFFSVQGVYPSILFTFAIAYSLVYGREKAVFIGAISGILQDLFFFNVFGINSILNLLLCLLASIIGENIFKTKKVIPVISMFLITILKYMGIFIICYFLRVDMHMLKSMGMALYNAIVMFFVYELIMKIPDDEYKKRPWRFK